From Haloterrigena alkaliphila, one genomic window encodes:
- a CDS encoding DUF5796 family protein has product MSARNNVAPSTIGVDFVEGGVVVEYLDGRDVFYHGPPKPVEGRITTPPGKEVHVLVTDPDGVEGVMTYVNDRNTHDDILESTGVGRVMLERDDEEELFPGVTVSTEAYSIRVEADLALVDGRVFVFAEDEMSEHAYELVERVDSSDGSDPATDDETADTDDDSGTDWG; this is encoded by the coding sequence ATGAGCGCGCGCAACAACGTCGCACCCAGCACGATCGGCGTCGACTTCGTCGAGGGCGGCGTCGTCGTCGAGTACCTCGACGGACGGGACGTCTTCTACCACGGCCCGCCGAAACCCGTCGAGGGGAGGATCACGACCCCACCGGGCAAGGAGGTCCACGTCCTCGTCACCGACCCCGACGGCGTCGAGGGCGTCATGACCTACGTCAACGACCGCAACACCCACGACGACATCCTCGAGTCGACCGGCGTCGGTCGCGTGATGCTCGAGCGCGACGACGAGGAGGAACTCTTTCCGGGCGTGACGGTGTCGACGGAGGCCTACTCGATCCGCGTCGAGGCCGACCTCGCGCTGGTCGACGGCCGCGTGTTCGTCTTCGCCGAAGACGAGATGAGCGAACACGCCTACGAACTCGTCGAGCGCGTCGACTCGAGCGACGGATCCGACCCCGCTACCGACGACGAGACGGCCGACACGGACGACGATAGCGGAACGGACTGGGGATAA
- a CDS encoding chorismate mutase, whose amino-acid sequence MTRTSDTATDGGDRTPDDMSLDELREEIETIDQEIVELIAQRTYVADTIAQVKAERGLPTTDEKQEQQVMDRAGANAEQFDVDANLVKAIFRLLIELNKVEQRENR is encoded by the coding sequence ATGACTCGCACATCCGACACAGCCACGGACGGAGGGGACCGCACGCCGGACGACATGAGCCTCGACGAACTGCGCGAGGAGATCGAGACGATCGACCAGGAGATCGTCGAACTGATCGCCCAGCGGACCTACGTCGCCGACACGATCGCGCAGGTCAAAGCAGAGCGGGGGCTCCCGACGACCGACGAGAAGCAGGAACAGCAGGTGATGGATCGGGCCGGCGCCAACGCGGAGCAGTTCGACGTCGACGCGAACCTCGTGAAGGCGATTTTCAGGCTGTTGATCGAACTGAACAAGGTCGAGCAGCGAGAGAACCGGTAA
- a CDS encoding NAD-dependent epimerase/dehydratase family protein yields the protein MSIRDAIMRIERSESGGIVVVDDERRLVGTATTGRLRRKLRDGVTPDTPVSTVVDEDPIVVDASGSVRTIDGTPDDQRDAGRDAVVAPVVDEDETVVDVTTVELTDGVPREIDSESNGVETESNGVETVLVVGGAGYLGSVLCRQLLSEGFAVRVLDPLMYGNAGVSDLTDDDRFTLLRGDARSVENVVEAIDGVDAVVHLGGIVGDPASEIDPEKTLEYNLHSTQLLATICKYHGINRFVFASTCSVYGRSEDGSGRLSEEDARNPVSLYARLKIQSERVLRDLADDCFAPTILRMATVYGQSPRMRFDLVGNILPAKAHVEGVVPVFGGDQYRPNVHVADAARAYVECLTAPIEDVGDTVFNVGSNRQNYRIDELATIVEDCFPDASIEYHEEKTDERSYRVEFEKIQSVLGFEPQRTVRDHCLELKEAFEAGRYSDYTATRYNNYKTLDRAPSYEDTTAVLEPRDQAVAVQPREKLTSKEV from the coding sequence ATGTCGATCCGCGACGCGATCATGCGGATCGAACGATCTGAATCCGGAGGCATCGTTGTCGTCGACGACGAGCGTCGACTCGTCGGAACCGCGACGACCGGACGACTCAGGCGCAAGCTCCGCGACGGAGTCACGCCGGACACTCCGGTATCGACCGTCGTCGACGAGGATCCGATCGTCGTCGACGCGAGCGGTTCCGTCCGAACGATCGACGGAACTCCGGACGACCAGAGGGATGCGGGACGCGACGCAGTCGTCGCACCCGTCGTCGACGAGGACGAAACCGTCGTCGACGTCACGACCGTCGAGTTGACCGACGGGGTCCCACGCGAAATCGATTCGGAATCCAACGGTGTCGAGACGGAATCAAACGGCGTCGAAACGGTACTCGTCGTCGGCGGGGCGGGCTATCTCGGCTCGGTACTGTGCCGGCAACTCCTCTCGGAGGGCTTCGCCGTCCGCGTTCTCGATCCGCTGATGTACGGTAACGCCGGAGTATCAGATCTCACTGACGACGACCGGTTTACCCTGCTTCGAGGCGACGCGCGATCCGTCGAGAACGTCGTCGAAGCCATCGACGGCGTCGACGCCGTCGTCCACCTCGGTGGGATCGTCGGTGATCCCGCCTCCGAGATCGATCCCGAGAAGACGCTCGAGTACAACCTTCACTCGACGCAGCTGCTGGCGACGATCTGTAAGTACCACGGGATCAATCGATTCGTCTTCGCCTCGACCTGTAGCGTCTACGGGCGATCCGAGGACGGTAGCGGACGGCTTTCGGAAGAGGATGCGCGCAATCCCGTCTCGCTGTACGCTCGCCTGAAGATCCAGTCCGAACGGGTTCTTCGCGACCTCGCCGACGACTGTTTCGCGCCGACGATCCTCCGAATGGCGACGGTCTACGGGCAGTCGCCGCGGATGCGGTTCGATCTCGTCGGGAACATTCTCCCGGCCAAGGCCCACGTGGAGGGCGTCGTTCCCGTCTTCGGCGGCGACCAGTACCGGCCGAACGTCCACGTCGCTGACGCCGCTCGCGCTTACGTCGAGTGTCTGACCGCGCCCATCGAGGACGTCGGAGACACCGTCTTCAACGTCGGTTCGAACCGGCAGAACTACCGGATCGACGAACTCGCGACCATCGTCGAGGACTGTTTCCCCGACGCCTCGATCGAGTATCACGAAGAGAAGACGGACGAGCGGAGCTACCGCGTCGAGTTCGAGAAGATCCAGTCCGTGCTTGGCTTCGAACCCCAGCGAACGGTTCGAGACCACTGTCTCGAGCTGAAGGAGGCGTTCGAAGCGGGACGGTACAGCGACTACACCGCGACTCGCTACAACAACTACAAGACGCTCGATCGCGCCCCGAGCTACGAAGACACGACCGCCGTCCTCGAACCTCGCGATCAGGCGGTCGCCGTCCAGCCCCGCGAGAAACTCACCTCCAAAGAGGTCTAG
- a CDS encoding ZIP family metal transporter yields the protein MPGTLMQALSYTMLAVVAALVGGLVAVYRTPGPQMESNVQHFAAGVVFAAVAAELLPDVHTRAPAVVVVGFAIGVVTMLGIHRLSKYVEKRGIGGKMAGAAGLLITVSIDMVIDGILIGVAFLAEAATGVLIAVALAIEVLFLGVTGVIALPTETSTPKKLAVPAGFGILLLIGVITGVLVFDGVTGPPIALVLAFGSAALLYLVTEELLVKAQSVPETPTSTTLFFVGFLLIFLLDMLH from the coding sequence ATGCCTGGTACCCTGATGCAGGCGCTTTCCTACACGATGTTGGCGGTCGTCGCCGCGCTCGTCGGGGGGCTCGTGGCCGTCTACCGTACGCCGGGACCGCAAATGGAGAGTAACGTCCAGCACTTCGCGGCTGGCGTCGTGTTCGCCGCCGTCGCCGCCGAACTTCTCCCGGACGTCCACACGCGGGCTCCGGCCGTGGTCGTCGTCGGATTCGCGATCGGCGTCGTCACCATGCTCGGTATCCACCGACTCAGCAAGTACGTCGAAAAGCGGGGTATCGGCGGAAAGATGGCGGGTGCTGCTGGCCTGCTTATCACCGTGAGTATCGACATGGTGATCGACGGCATCCTGATCGGCGTGGCGTTCCTGGCGGAGGCGGCCACGGGAGTTCTCATCGCAGTAGCGCTCGCGATCGAGGTCCTCTTTCTCGGCGTGACCGGCGTCATCGCGCTCCCCACGGAGACGAGCACGCCCAAAAAGCTGGCAGTCCCCGCTGGATTCGGGATTCTACTGCTGATCGGAGTGATCACTGGTGTCCTCGTGTTCGACGGCGTTACGGGCCCTCCGATCGCGCTCGTGCTCGCGTTCGGCTCTGCCGCCCTCCTCTATCTGGTGACCGAGGAACTCCTCGTCAAAGCGCAGAGCGTCCCGGAAACGCCGACGTCGACGACGCTGTTCTTCGTCGGATTTCTCCTCATCTTCCTCCTGGACATGCTCCACTGA
- a CDS encoding type II toxin-antitoxin system VapC family toxin, producing MIQDTSFIIDLLRGDENAKRLLDIVEKEARPQKVSSVTVLELYEGVARSQTPETKRERILEILETKHVVSADHTVMRKAGKLSGELLNGSERIEREDCIIAATALLNDEPVITRNTKHFGRIDGLEVRSY from the coding sequence ATGATTCAGGACACGTCGTTCATTATCGACTTATTACGTGGCGATGAAAATGCAAAGCGACTTCTCGATATCGTCGAAAAAGAAGCACGACCACAAAAAGTGTCCTCCGTGACGGTTTTGGAACTTTACGAGGGCGTTGCTCGGTCTCAAACACCGGAGACGAAGCGAGAGCGAATTCTCGAGATACTAGAAACGAAGCACGTCGTGAGTGCCGACCACACCGTAATGCGAAAAGCCGGAAAGCTCTCCGGTGAGCTACTCAATGGCAGCGAACGGATTGAGCGAGAAGATTGTATTATCGCCGCAACTGCGCTTCTCAACGACGAACCGGTTATCACGAGAAATACCAAGCACTTCGGGCGTATCGACGGCCTCGAAGTACGGTCTTACTAA
- a CDS encoding DUF7508 domain-containing protein: MPLQKPWRDLDREAVASAPDRPGVYEFGDGSGSVRAVDHGVLRDELKTALAYGDADRVRWTETHTLEQARELAAEHRERLE, translated from the coding sequence ATGCCGCTACAGAAACCCTGGCGGGACCTCGACCGAGAGGCGGTCGCGAGCGCGCCCGATCGGCCCGGCGTCTACGAGTTCGGCGACGGTTCGGGGTCGGTCCGGGCGGTCGACCACGGCGTTCTCCGCGACGAACTCAAGACCGCGCTGGCCTACGGCGACGCCGACCGCGTGCGGTGGACGGAGACCCACACGCTCGAGCAGGCCCGCGAACTCGCCGCAGAGCACCGCGAGCGACTCGAGTGA
- a CDS encoding DUF7128 family protein: MVLQTERDDATWWECETCGLLFDEKSDASEHEKHCDDSDPSYIQ; the protein is encoded by the coding sequence ATGGTACTCCAGACCGAGCGCGACGACGCGACCTGGTGGGAGTGCGAGACGTGCGGGCTCCTGTTCGACGAGAAGTCGGACGCGAGCGAGCACGAGAAGCACTGCGACGACTCCGACCCGTCCTACATTCAGTGA
- a CDS encoding shikimate kinase translates to MDGRAVAPAAGTVLNALATGTGSAFAIDLETTATVELTSDGEIGAEIADRPDADTTLVERCTALTIAEHAADAGLDRSAVGARVRTDSEVPMASGLKSSSAAANATVLATLDALEIADAVDRIDACRLGVRAARDAGVTVTGAFDDASASMLGGVTVTDNATDDLLAREEIDWDALVYTPPDQSFSADADVSACERIAPMADLVAELALDGRYGEAMTVNGFAFCGALEFPTGPMIDVLPDVTGVSLSGTGPSYVAVGERSTLEAVRERWDERDGTTRLLQTRTDGTQVT, encoded by the coding sequence ATGGACGGCCGCGCCGTCGCACCCGCCGCCGGAACGGTTCTCAACGCGCTCGCGACCGGAACCGGATCGGCGTTCGCGATCGACCTCGAGACGACAGCCACCGTCGAACTCACCAGCGACGGCGAAATCGGAGCCGAGATCGCCGACCGGCCCGACGCCGATACGACGCTGGTCGAGCGCTGTACCGCGCTGACGATCGCCGAACACGCCGCGGACGCCGGACTGGACCGGTCGGCCGTGGGCGCCCGCGTCCGGACCGACAGCGAGGTCCCGATGGCCTCGGGCCTGAAGAGTTCCAGCGCCGCGGCGAACGCGACCGTGCTCGCGACGCTCGACGCGCTCGAGATCGCCGACGCGGTCGACCGGATCGACGCCTGTCGGCTGGGGGTTCGCGCGGCTCGTGACGCCGGCGTCACCGTCACCGGCGCCTTCGACGACGCGAGCGCGAGCATGCTCGGCGGCGTGACGGTCACCGACAACGCGACCGACGACCTGCTCGCCCGCGAGGAGATCGACTGGGACGCGCTGGTTTATACGCCGCCCGACCAGTCCTTCAGCGCCGACGCCGACGTCTCGGCCTGCGAGCGGATCGCGCCGATGGCGGATCTCGTCGCGGAACTGGCTCTCGACGGCCGCTACGGCGAAGCCATGACCGTCAACGGCTTCGCCTTCTGCGGCGCCCTCGAGTTTCCGACGGGGCCGATGATCGACGTCCTGCCCGACGTCACCGGCGTCTCGCTGTCGGGAACGGGGCCGAGCTACGTCGCGGTCGGCGAGCGATCGACGCTCGAGGCGGTCCGCGAGCGCTGGGACGAACGCGACGGAACGACACGATTACTGCAGACGCGAACGGACGGGACACAAGTGACATGA
- a CDS encoding AbrB/MazE/SpoVT family DNA-binding domain-containing protein, whose amino-acid sequence MSAETDGQGRLYIPKDVREKYGEKYHIVTYEDRIELVPVADDPLAAVREAAGELRDASVDDIRADIEAEAKTEARENGDDR is encoded by the coding sequence ATGTCAGCAGAAACGGACGGACAGGGGAGGCTGTACATCCCCAAAGACGTACGAGAAAAGTACGGCGAAAAGTACCACATCGTCACGTACGAGGACAGAATTGAACTCGTTCCGGTTGCAGACGACCCGCTCGCTGCAGTCCGCGAAGCGGCAGGCGAGTTACGTGACGCGTCCGTCGATGATATTCGCGCGGACATCGAAGCAGAAGCGAAAACTGAGGCCCGCGAGAACGGGGACGATAGATGA
- a CDS encoding PIN domain-containing protein, whose product MTVYVETDFLLALAKDTDWLQGSAEDALGEYDVETSPFSYLELLLARERYEFDYVPLVANLLELVPVRNEEEKQVVLKAVNYYDEGMTPFDAFHAATAETRGMDVLSSEKDYENIEVERVPLEPTDEE is encoded by the coding sequence ATGACGGTGTACGTCGAGACGGATTTCCTGCTCGCACTCGCCAAAGACACTGATTGGTTGCAGGGCTCCGCTGAGGACGCCCTCGGCGAGTACGACGTCGAAACGTCACCGTTCTCGTATCTCGAACTCCTCCTCGCCCGAGAACGCTACGAGTTCGACTACGTTCCGCTGGTGGCGAACCTGCTCGAACTCGTCCCTGTGCGGAACGAGGAAGAGAAACAAGTAGTTCTGAAAGCCGTCAACTACTACGACGAGGGAATGACGCCGTTCGACGCCTTCCACGCGGCGACTGCGGAAACGCGGGGAATGGACGTACTCTCCTCTGAGAAGGACTACGAAAATATCGAGGTAGAACGAGTCCCACTCGAACCGACCGACGAGGAATGA
- a CDS encoding PIN domain-containing protein has translation MTVYVETDFLLALAKDSDWLQQSAEEALDEYDVETSAFSYLELLLARERYEFDYVPLVANLLELVPVRDEEERQIVLKAVNYYDEGMTAFDAFHAATAETRTLNVLSSEKDYENIEVERVPLEPADE, from the coding sequence ATGACGGTCTACGTCGAAACCGACTTTCTACTCGCACTCGCCAAAGACTCGGACTGGTTGCAGCAATCAGCAGAGGAGGCACTCGACGAGTACGACGTAGAAACGTCGGCCTTCTCCTATCTCGAACTCCTTCTCGCCCGAGAACGGTACGAGTTCGATTACGTCCCACTCGTGGCAAACTTGCTCGAACTCGTCCCTGTCCGAGACGAGGAAGAACGACAAATCGTTCTGAAGGCCGTCAACTACTACGACGAGGGAATGACGGCGTTCGATGCGTTCCACGCAGCGACTGCGGAAACACGTACGCTGAACGTGCTCTCATCGGAGAAAGACTATGAGAACATCGAGGTGGAACGAGTCCCGCTAGAACCGGCTGATGAATGA
- a CDS encoding SHOCT domain-containing protein, which yields MASRHWWYFGGFVVTGILLVGVGLLGVLDALSVLSGGVYYGEEFVLLAMLGAAAEWIVAGIALGVLAVVFLLATVVSVLRTKSLPRSDRLASIVERLEREYPILRQFDASEKVEPTAEDRKQRLKEQYVAGDISEAEFEREMQRLLDDDTADAHDSADTRSRTRTNIDLED from the coding sequence ATGGCGTCGCGTCACTGGTGGTACTTCGGCGGCTTCGTTGTCACCGGAATTCTGCTGGTCGGCGTCGGACTACTGGGGGTACTGGACGCCCTCTCCGTGCTCTCCGGTGGCGTCTACTACGGGGAGGAGTTCGTCCTGCTGGCGATGCTCGGCGCGGCCGCCGAGTGGATCGTGGCCGGTATCGCCCTCGGCGTGCTCGCAGTGGTGTTTTTGCTCGCGACGGTCGTCTCCGTCCTCCGGACCAAATCGCTCCCCCGTAGCGATCGACTCGCCTCGATCGTCGAGCGCCTCGAGCGCGAGTACCCGATCCTGCGGCAGTTCGACGCCTCGGAGAAAGTCGAGCCGACGGCCGAAGACCGCAAACAGCGACTCAAGGAGCAGTACGTCGCGGGCGACATCAGCGAGGCGGAGTTCGAACGCGAGATGCAGCGGCTTCTGGACGACGACACTGCGGACGCACATGACTCCGCAGATACACGGTCGCGGACTCGCACGAACATCGACCTCGAGGACTGA
- a CDS encoding helix-turn-helix domain-containing protein — protein MGLIAEFRLGSLDLPLTDAVAAVPAVTVYIERILVVDPDRPVVLCRVVDDPDDEFRDALTDDPTVAGAVALDDAGGSVLYRIKLRDPPVPIYRKYVELGTTPLGGIVTVDGWWARARFPDREALAEYRAFCTDRDATFHLERLTRESTADDPPFGLTREQYEALVAAREAGYFAVPREASTEEVGDRLGISGPSASERIRRGIDRLLENAL, from the coding sequence ATGGGACTCATCGCGGAGTTTCGCCTCGGCTCCCTCGACCTCCCGCTGACGGACGCGGTCGCGGCGGTCCCCGCAGTCACGGTCTACATCGAGCGGATCCTCGTCGTCGATCCCGATCGGCCCGTCGTACTCTGTCGGGTCGTCGACGATCCCGACGACGAGTTTCGCGACGCGCTGACGGACGATCCTACGGTCGCGGGCGCCGTAGCGCTGGACGACGCCGGCGGGAGCGTGCTGTACCGGATCAAACTGCGCGACCCGCCGGTGCCGATCTATCGGAAGTACGTCGAACTGGGAACCACGCCGCTGGGCGGCATCGTGACCGTCGACGGCTGGTGGGCCCGCGCCCGATTTCCCGACCGCGAGGCGCTCGCGGAGTACCGGGCGTTCTGCACGGACCGCGACGCGACCTTCCACCTCGAGCGGCTCACCCGGGAATCGACGGCCGACGATCCGCCGTTCGGACTCACGCGGGAGCAGTACGAGGCGCTCGTCGCGGCCCGCGAGGCGGGCTACTTCGCGGTCCCGCGGGAAGCGTCGACGGAGGAAGTCGGCGACCGCCTGGGGATTTCGGGCCCGTCGGCCTCCGAACGCATTCGCCGAGGGATCGACCGATTGCTCGAGAACGCCCTCTGA
- a CDS encoding antitoxin VapB family protein has product MATKTISLDEEAYERLKARKKEGESFSETVKRLAGERSWNEVVGLLSEDEAADLEAAIEEGRTTSRERSDRLTAALDEAVDDETSE; this is encoded by the coding sequence ATGGCGACGAAAACGATTTCACTCGACGAAGAAGCCTATGAGCGGCTAAAGGCCCGAAAAAAAGAGGGAGAAAGCTTCAGTGAAACCGTCAAGCGCCTTGCTGGAGAACGCTCGTGGAACGAGGTTGTAGGACTCCTCTCCGAGGACGAGGCGGCAGACCTCGAGGCCGCTATCGAGGAGGGACGAACGACGTCCAGAGAGCGGAGTGATCGACTCACAGCGGCGTTAGACGAAGCCGTAGACGACGAGACGTCGGAATGA
- a CDS encoding PIN domain-containing protein, giving the protein MKLVIDANVVISALIADSKTRELIVTLEPDLVTPEFVHDEIENYTELIVDKSGMHPDRVAQFIDLLFQYIEVVPASKFYPYIKEANAAIGETDPDDVLYVACALASDADIWSDDTDFDEQDIVETHSTTDVIDSFDTR; this is encoded by the coding sequence ATGAAGTTGGTTATCGACGCCAATGTCGTCATCTCAGCGCTCATCGCCGACTCGAAAACCCGCGAACTCATCGTTACGCTCGAACCAGATCTCGTGACACCCGAGTTCGTCCACGACGAAATCGAGAACTACACGGAGTTGATCGTCGATAAATCTGGGATGCACCCGGATCGAGTCGCGCAGTTCATTGACCTCCTGTTTCAGTATATTGAGGTCGTCCCCGCCAGCAAGTTCTATCCCTATATCAAGGAGGCCAACGCGGCGATCGGTGAGACTGATCCCGACGATGTGCTGTACGTCGCGTGTGCCCTCGCCAGTGACGCGGACATCTGGAGCGACGACACCGACTTCGATGAGCAAGATATCGTCGAGACCCATTCGACGACCGACGTGATCGACTCGTTCGACACGCGCTAA
- a CDS encoding ribonucleotide-diphosphate reductase subunit beta has translation MATDSQPQPEMQLETTTRSHNYYRNAVEKHWDPHEIDLEADREGAAELSDPAFEGLKQSLALFGAGEESVTEDLAPLAVVLEDIGDQMFITTQLYEESKHTDFFDRYWREVIHAEEERRGQELSSPTDEKWFNDAYDELFERNEEAMARLLEDDTPENRARAHCHYHLTIEGILAQTGYYGLTLAYGEQEPDLPDLPGLVEGLKLVRSDEGRHVGFGMAQLKSLVIDGEVDPDVLRDTVDELVPLVQNSLAGDGGASTEDGPGPSPSDLAEYAYTKHEQRMQQITTASEKIPDVEELTELDA, from the coding sequence ATGGCAACTGACAGTCAACCACAGCCCGAGATGCAACTCGAGACGACGACTCGCTCGCACAACTACTACCGAAACGCCGTCGAGAAACACTGGGACCCCCACGAGATCGACCTCGAGGCCGACCGCGAGGGCGCCGCCGAACTCTCCGATCCGGCGTTCGAGGGGCTCAAGCAGTCGCTGGCGCTGTTCGGCGCCGGCGAGGAGTCGGTGACGGAAGACCTCGCGCCGCTGGCGGTCGTTCTCGAGGATATCGGCGATCAGATGTTCATCACGACCCAGCTCTACGAGGAGTCCAAGCACACCGACTTCTTCGACCGCTACTGGCGGGAAGTGATCCACGCTGAGGAGGAACGCCGCGGGCAGGAACTCTCCTCGCCGACCGACGAGAAGTGGTTCAACGACGCCTACGACGAACTGTTCGAGCGCAACGAGGAAGCGATGGCGCGACTGCTCGAGGACGACACGCCCGAGAACCGAGCGCGGGCCCACTGTCACTACCACCTGACGATCGAGGGGATTCTGGCCCAGACGGGCTACTACGGGCTGACCCTCGCGTACGGCGAACAGGAGCCCGACCTTCCCGACCTGCCGGGGCTGGTCGAGGGGCTCAAGCTGGTCCGCAGCGACGAAGGGCGCCACGTCGGCTTCGGGATGGCCCAGCTCAAGTCGCTCGTGATCGACGGCGAGGTCGATCCCGACGTCCTCCGGGACACCGTCGACGAACTGGTGCCGCTCGTCCAGAACAGTCTGGCCGGCGACGGCGGGGCCAGCACCGAAGACGGGCCCGGCCCGAGCCCGTCGGATCTCGCGGAGTACGCCTACACCAAGCACGAACAGCGCATGCAACAGATCACGACCGCCAGCGAGAAGATCCCGGACGTCGAGGAACTGACCGAACTCGACGCGTAG
- a CDS encoding AbrB/MazE/SpoVT family DNA-binding domain-containing protein has translation MSAETDGQGRLYIPKEVREKYGQKYHIVMYEDRIELIPVADDPLAAVREAAGELHDASVEEIREDIEAEAKDEAEEAGGDR, from the coding sequence ATGTCAGCAGAGACGGATGGACAGGGACGGCTGTACATCCCAAAGGAGGTGCGCGAGAAGTACGGCCAGAAGTATCACATCGTCATGTACGAGGACAGAATCGAGTTGATTCCGGTCGCCGACGACCCACTCGCCGCTGTCCGCGAAGCGGCAGGCGAACTTCACGATGCATCAGTCGAGGAAATTCGAGAGGACATCGAGGCGGAGGCGAAAGACGAGGCTGAGGAAGCCGGCGGCGATAGATGA